Part of the Catalinimonas alkaloidigena genome is shown below.
AAGGTTAATGCCAAAAATATAGGTCGCTGTTGTCAAGGGAGAGCCCGCGCCCACTATACCATTAGAAGTTTCAGGGTCCACCCAGTCATATTCTGAGAGCGTTATCGCATTGTTCACAGTAGTATAAAGTCTTAAAGAGGATAAACCTACGCGGCTGATAAGCTCGTTCTGAAAATTATAGCCCAGTGTAATATTTTTGATTTTGACAAAAGACCCATCAAAATACCTTACTGCATCCGAATAGAGCGGAGCTTCACCCGCATCAGGTAAGGGAAATGCATTGGTAGGGTTATTCACCGTCCAGTAATCCAGATTTAAGCTGTTGTACCTTCCCTGCCAGTTGTTTCCTCCCAGGTTATGGTAGTCACTGCGGAGCCACTGCCCCTGGCGGGCATAAATGAGAAAAGAGAGGTCAAAGCCTTTGTAGCTCAAGCGGTTGGTAATCCCCCCACTCCAGTCAGGCACATCAGAGCCCAGTATGGTTCTGTCATCCGCGTTAATGGTACCGTCCGGCTGATCGGTGAGTTCCCCGTTTTCATCCCTGCCATTCACATCCGCTATTTTGATATCGCCGGGAAACTGCCCTTGCTCTTCTGCCTCTACAGCTTCGTCGCTTTGCCATATGCCGCTCTGCTTAAAGCTGTAAAATACATTAATAGGCTCACCGATAAACCAGCGGTTTCCTACATCGTCATTTTGTCCGTCAAACAGCTCAACGATCTCTTCATTGTTAGAAAAAGCATTTAGGTTCACATCCCACCTGAAACCTTTATTGCTATTGATCACATTGGCATTCAGGTTGAACTCCCAACCGCTGTTGCGGGTAGCTCCTATGTTTTGGAGGATAGAAGAAAAGCCGGAAGTAATGGGAATGAGCCTTTCCAGCAGGAGGTTTTCTGTATTTGTAATATAATATTCTATTGAACCGGTAATCCTGTCTTCCAGCAAGCCGTAGTCCAGTCCCAAATTGGTGGTGTTTTTTTTGGATATCTCCCAGCCAAGATCAGGATTAGAAATCAGATTCTGCCCATAGCCAAAGCCCTGATTTTCACCAAAGGCATAGATTGTACGTTCTAAGCCTCCCAGGGTCTGAAAAGGGTCTATGGATGTATTTCCTACTTCTCCATAGCCTGCCCTTAACTTAAGAAATGAAACAGAGGGAACAGAAAGAAAGTCTTCTTCGCTGATGATCCAGCCGGCGGAGACTGCCGGAAAAAAAGCCCATTTGTTACCTTCTGCCAGCCGAGAAGACCCATCCGCTCTACCGGTTAAGGTAAACAGGTATTTGTCTTTGAACCTATAGTTTACCCTTCCCATGTAGGACAAAAGCCCCCAATTGCCTAATGAGCTATTTATTCCGGTAATCGTAGCAGCACTTCCCAGATCACGAAATTCTGATTTTTCTATAGGGAGGTCCTGTGCGGCGGCCTGCGAGGTTTCAAATTCATTTTCCTGCACACTGAAAAGGCCTACCACATTAAGTGCATGCTCACCGAACTGCTTATCATAGCTCAGTATATTTTCCAGTGTATAAGCAAAATTAGTTTCGTTATTTACAGAAGCTGTATTGATACTACCGCCTAACGAACCATTATATCTCCCCCTTCTTTCAGAGCGATAATCAGGGCCGTAGTTCAAACGGTAAGATAAACCCTCAAGAATTTCGTATTCCGCATAGATATTGGCAAAGACACGATAACTTTTGGTTTCATCTACATACTGCAATGGTTGATAATTCAACAGCGGGTGTGCCAATAAACCCTCTCTGGGATTGGGGTAAGGGTCAAATTCTCCATCTTCGCCATAAGGCTCAATCAAAGGTGAAAAACTCAGGGCAGCGTTATATGGTGCACTTGACATCTGGTTCCTCAGGTTTCTGGCTACCGTTGAGCTTAACCCAATTTTCAGCTTTTCTGAAAGGTTTGCCTCTATATTTGCCCGGAAGGCATAGCGGTTAAAGTCACTGTTCTGTATAATGCCTTCTTCATCGTAGTATGAGCCTGAGAGATAATAAGTAATATTTTCACTTCCTCCACTCACTGATACCTGATGGTCCTGCTGGGTGCCGTCCTGGAGCACCAACCCTAACCAATCTGTGTCTACGCCATTTTGTAAATTTTCAATTTCCACATCACTAAAAAAAGTACCGTCCTGGCTGGCGTCGTTCGGATCTATGCCGCGCGATATCCGAGAGTACTCGGTAAATTGCCGGGCATTCATCAGGTTCAGGTTTTCTATCGGCTGCTTCACGCCATAGTATCCGTCATAGCTCACTACCGCTTTACCGGCCTGTCCCTTCTTTGTTGTAATCAGCACTACGCCATTGGCACCTCTGGAACCGTAGATTGCCACTGCACTCGCATCCTTGAGTACCTCCATAGATGCGATATCGTTTGGGTTAAAATTATTGATGCCAGCGGTAGTAGGGATTCCATCAATGACATAGAGAGGCTCATTGCTGGCGTTTATAGAGCGGTTGCCGCGCACCCTGATCCGTACATCAGAGCCAGGAGAGCCGTTTGACTTCACAATATCCACCCCTGCTAATCTGCCTTGCGATTGCTCAAGCACATTACTTGCCGGGGTTTCTGCCAGCGATTCACTGGAAATAGAAGAAATAGCCCCTGTAAGATCACTTTTCTTTTGCGTTCCATAGCCCACGACCACAACTTCGGATAGTGACTGAATATCGGGCATCAGAGTGAGGTTAATAGTATTACGCCCTCCGATAGTAACTTCTTCTGACTCGTAACCTATAGAAGAGAACACCAGTATGCTAACATCATCACTCACTGTAAGGCGATAGTTTCCATCCACGTCAGTTACAGTGCCCACTGTGGTACCCTTAGCCAGTACATTAACACCCGGAAGCGGTTGTCCATTTTCGCCATCTGTTACGGTGCCAGCGATGTTTTGCTCTAAAACCTGTGAATAAAGATCAGGTGAAGGGGCCTTACCGGCCAACGCCAGTAAGCCAGCCTGCTCCTTATCTTGGCCGTAGGTCTGCCGATCAGATAGGTTTAGATTACTACGTTTCTGCTCAATCTTTTGAACTTTCTGTCTTTTCTCCTGCGGATAGATGGCATAAGAAGCATCCTGAAATTTCCTGAAATCAAGTCCCAGGGGAGTAAGAAGAAATTGTAAACTGCTCTCCAGATCTTTTCTTTCCTCAATAGCCTTTGCTATTTTTTCGGTTACTTTCTTATTCCTTACTGTTTCACTGTCATAGTTAAACTCAGTATCAAATCTTTCAGCAAGTTTGGAAAGCACGAGGGAAAGCTCCTGCGCCTGCGCCTGATAAAGCTCTGCTTTTTGTTGGTGTGAGTCTGTGCGAATCAAAAGATCACTTGTGGCCAAAGTCTGGGCGTTTGCCTGCCGGTTTGTCAGGACACAAATAGCTATGCCTACCAGCAAAAATCCGGAACATGTGCGTAAGAATAGTTTCATAAGTTGTTGTACTTTAGTAGTGAATTAATTTCAAAGAAGCCTTTCCTCAGGATTTACCATTTGCTAAGGAAGGGCTTCTGTTTGTTCTACTTGTCTCTGATGGTTATTTTTTGATCATCTTCTGCCAGCCATCATGATATCCCCATCATTCTGCTGAGTATCCCGGATTCTGCTCAAGCAAGGCCCCGGTATTACTTTCTATCTCATCAAAAGGAATGGGAAACAGATTATGATAAGGCTGTACGTCACAGCCGAAATTAGTGGCTACCGGATTGCCGTTACAGTAACGGCTGGCACGGTCATAGAGCAGTCCAAGGCGGTTGAGTGTCAACCTTCTTTTCTCTTCTACGCCGAGTTCCCGCATTCTTTCGTCCAGGATATAATCTATATCCACTTCATCGGGCGTCACCGGAGTAGCCTGTGCTCTGCCCCGCACCACATTGATGTCCGCTGCCGCGCTGCTTACATCTCCATTACCCAGATGTGCCTCTGCCCTCAGCAGATAAGTTTCGGCCAGGCGGATAAAATACTGATCGGTGTAGGTGCTGCCGGCGGTAGAGGCATTCAGGGTTTGAAGCACCGGGTCTACAAATAATTCAGGCGGATGGTTGCCGGGGGTAAACACTTTTGACTGGAAAGGATAGAAGCGCCTGATGGTATCTTCATTAT
Proteins encoded:
- a CDS encoding SusC/RagA family TonB-linked outer membrane protein; its protein translation is MKLFLRTCSGFLLVGIAICVLTNRQANAQTLATSDLLIRTDSHQQKAELYQAQAQELSLVLSKLAERFDTEFNYDSETVRNKKVTEKIAKAIEERKDLESSLQFLLTPLGLDFRKFQDASYAIYPQEKRQKVQKIEQKRSNLNLSDRQTYGQDKEQAGLLALAGKAPSPDLYSQVLEQNIAGTVTDGENGQPLPGVNVLAKGTTVGTVTDVDGNYRLTVSDDVSILVFSSIGYESEEVTIGGRNTINLTLMPDIQSLSEVVVVGYGTQKKSDLTGAISSISSESLAETPASNVLEQSQGRLAGVDIVKSNGSPGSDVRIRVRGNRSINASNEPLYVIDGIPTTAGINNFNPNDIASMEVLKDASAVAIYGSRGANGVVLITTKKGQAGKAVVSYDGYYGVKQPIENLNLMNARQFTEYSRISRGIDPNDASQDGTFFSDVEIENLQNGVDTDWLGLVLQDGTQQDHQVSVSGGSENITYYLSGSYYDEEGIIQNSDFNRYAFRANIEANLSEKLKIGLSSTVARNLRNQMSSAPYNAALSFSPLIEPYGEDGEFDPYPNPREGLLAHPLLNYQPLQYVDETKSYRVFANIYAEYEILEGLSYRLNYGPDYRSERRGRYNGSLGGSINTASVNNETNFAYTLENILSYDKQFGEHALNVVGLFSVQENEFETSQAAAQDLPIEKSEFRDLGSAATITGINSSLGNWGLLSYMGRVNYRFKDKYLFTLTGRADGSSRLAEGNKWAFFPAVSAGWIISEEDFLSVPSVSFLKLRAGYGEVGNTSIDPFQTLGGLERTIYAFGENQGFGYGQNLISNPDLGWEISKKNTTNLGLDYGLLEDRITGSIEYYITNTENLLLERLIPITSGFSSILQNIGATRNSGWEFNLNANVINSNKGFRWDVNLNAFSNNEEIVELFDGQNDDVGNRWFIGEPINVFYSFKQSGIWQSDEAVEAEEQGQFPGDIKIADVNGRDENGELTDQPDGTINADDRTILGSDVPDWSGGITNRLSYKGFDLSFLIYARQGQWLRSDYHNLGGNNWQGRYNSLNLDYWTVNNPTNAFPLPDAGEAPLYSDAVRYFDGSFVKIKNITLGYNFQNELISRVGLSSLRLYTTVNNAITLSEYDWVDPETSNGIVGAGSPLTTATYIFGINLKF